The Aerococcaceae bacterium DSM 111021 region AACTCATCTGCCATATAAACGCCTAGCCTCGCTTGTTCATTCCCCGCACTACCTGCAATATGCGGAGTGAGCACCACATTCTCCATTGTATATAAAAGCGAATCTTCCTCAGGCGGTTCTGGGAAAGTCACGTCAAGTAAAGCAGTAATATCTTGACGTTCTTTAAGTACTTCAATCATTGCAACTTCATCGACAATAGCTCCACGTGCCGTATTTATAAAACTCGAATTTTCTTTCATTGATTCAAAATGTTCCTTTTTAATCATCCCTTCAGTGTCAGGTAGAAGGGGTGCATGAAGTGACACAACATCGGACTGTTCAAATAATCCCTCAAGTGATACTGACTTAACTCCCAATTGATTAAATTCCTCTTGTGATACATATGGATCATAACCTATCACATTCACATCAAAATGCTTCAAATGCTCGATTACCATCCGACCAACTTGGCTCAAAGATATAATCCCTACTGTTGATTGGTAATTCCCAACAACAGGCGCAAATAGACCCAATTGATACGCCTTATCTTTTCGAACTTGTGAAGAAAGTTTCCACACATTCTTTAAGGCAAATAAAATACCCGCTACTGAATATTCAGCTACCGGAATAGCATTAGCTACATTTGCTGTCGTGACTTTAACATTGTGTTCCCAGAAAGAGTCAGTTAACACGCTCTTTAATGTCCCTGCTCCGTAAAACAACGCTTTTAAGTTAGGTGTAGCACGAAGTAACGTTTCATCAAAAACTGGCGCTCCCCAACCCGAAAAGATAACATCAACTTCCTTTAATATCGACAGATCTGCTAATAATTCTTCAGCAGACATATTTCCAGCTATAATATCAACATGTTTACTAATTCGCTCCTGTGTTTCAGCTCTATATACATTCTCAAAAACTTGCGGTAACATGACAT contains the following coding sequences:
- a CDS encoding hydroxyacid dehydrogenase, with translation MLKGIYVMLPQVFENVYRAETQERISKHVDIIAGNMSAEELLADLSILKEVDVIFSGWGAPVFDETLLRATPNLKALFYGAGTLKSVLTDSFWEHNVKVTTANVANAIPVAEYSVAGILFALKNVWKLSSQVRKDKAYQLGLFAPVVGNYQSTVGIISLSQVGRMVIEHLKHFDVNVIGYDPYVSQEEFNQLGVKSVSLEGLFEQSDVVSLHAPLLPDTEGMIKKEHFESMKENSSFINTARGAIVDEVAMIEVLKERQDITALLDVTFPEPPEEDSLLYTMENVVLTPHIAGSAGNEQARLGVYMADELERFIQGESLKYEVNQVQFNRMT